Proteins encoded within one genomic window of Paenarthrobacter sp. JL.01a:
- a CDS encoding APC family permease, translating to MNKAVKGSGLGLFRATGIYVGAILGSGVLVLPAIAAQVAGPASILAWGLLLVFCTPVAFSFAEMSRQQPDAGGIATFVTRAFGQRASVVAGYLFYFAIPFGAPATAVIGGEYIAHAMGGGRETALIAAGLILAAGFLSNAVGIRVSSKLQLLLMVLLVALLAFAVAVAAPYARPENFEPFAPHGYWAVGGAASLLFFCFAGWEAVTHLAGEFRNPERDLKRATWLTLVVVGVVYIGLVAACVAVLGPALAGSNVPVAELLAKGLGPAAAPVTAVAAAVLTFGPLNTFVAGASKLGARLASDGVLPRALARGAGPGEVPSVSLGVLGVMASISFVLAATGLLSMEFQIGAASACFTAVTAFGLAAGVVLLRRGTPAWYGVIVAAVVMLVVLVFSGWALLVPAGLGVAALVAGRVRGKRATSQGSFPANPQPSRELVARNGRPS from the coding sequence GTGAACAAAGCTGTCAAAGGTTCAGGTCTGGGTCTCTTCCGTGCAACGGGAATCTACGTGGGCGCAATTCTGGGTTCGGGAGTCTTGGTGTTGCCCGCCATCGCCGCACAAGTGGCCGGACCGGCGTCGATATTGGCGTGGGGCTTGCTCCTTGTGTTCTGCACTCCTGTGGCGTTCAGCTTCGCCGAAATGTCCAGGCAACAGCCCGACGCCGGGGGCATCGCAACGTTTGTGACGAGGGCCTTTGGCCAGCGGGCGTCAGTGGTGGCCGGCTACCTGTTCTACTTCGCCATTCCCTTCGGCGCGCCCGCGACCGCGGTGATCGGCGGGGAGTACATCGCGCACGCCATGGGAGGTGGCCGGGAGACGGCCCTGATTGCCGCGGGGCTTATCCTTGCGGCCGGTTTTCTGAGCAACGCGGTGGGAATCAGGGTCTCCAGCAAACTGCAGCTGCTCCTGATGGTCTTGTTGGTGGCGTTGCTTGCCTTCGCTGTTGCCGTGGCCGCACCCTATGCCCGGCCTGAGAACTTTGAGCCGTTCGCCCCGCATGGCTATTGGGCTGTGGGAGGTGCGGCCAGCTTGTTGTTCTTCTGCTTCGCCGGATGGGAAGCCGTCACGCACCTGGCCGGCGAGTTCCGCAACCCCGAGCGCGACCTGAAGCGGGCAACCTGGCTGACGCTCGTCGTCGTCGGTGTGGTGTACATCGGGCTCGTGGCTGCGTGCGTAGCTGTTTTGGGGCCTGCGCTGGCAGGCAGCAACGTGCCGGTTGCCGAGTTGCTGGCCAAAGGGCTCGGCCCCGCGGCAGCACCGGTGACCGCTGTCGCGGCGGCTGTCCTGACGTTCGGTCCGTTGAATACTTTCGTCGCCGGTGCCAGCAAGCTCGGTGCCAGGTTGGCGTCCGACGGCGTGCTGCCGCGGGCATTGGCGCGTGGCGCCGGGCCGGGGGAGGTCCCCTCGGTGAGTCTCGGCGTCCTGGGAGTGATGGCGTCAATTTCCTTTGTTCTGGCTGCGACCGGGCTGCTGAGCATGGAGTTCCAGATCGGCGCGGCCTCGGCGTGCTTCACCGCGGTGACGGCCTTTGGCTTGGCAGCCGGAGTGGTCCTGCTCCGCCGCGGAACTCCGGCGTGGTACGGCGTGATCGTGGCGGCTGTGGTGATGCTGGTGGTGCTCGTGTTCAGTGGATGGGCGCTGCTCGTCCCGGCAGGCCTGGGGGTGGCCGCCCTGGTTGCCGGGCGAGTTCGCGGGAAGCGTGCCACTTCGCAGGGAAGTTTCCCGGCGAACCCGCAGCCTTCCCGCGAACTCGTGGCTAGGAACGGGAGACCCTCGTAA
- a CDS encoding primary-amine oxidase, with amino-acid sequence MTPTATESSTQYGLATAEEIVTVQGILQAAGHLRDVHRIAYLGLVDPSRSAEEHDRRFRVFIHDISGGAPTDVLVSATRGQVLSAVELETKVSGELPVLEEEFEVVETLLATDERWLAALAARGLEVEKVRVAPLSAGVFEYEEERGRRILRGLAFVQDFPEDSAWAHPVDGLVAYVDVVNKEVTQVIDLEVMPIPEEHGNYTDPQLTGPLRDTQKPISITQPEGPSFTVTGGNHVEWEKWSVDVGFDVREGVVLHNLAFQDGDRKRPIINRASIAEMVVPYGDPSPIRSWQNYFDTGEYLVGQYANSLELGCDCLGDITYLSPVISDAFGNPREIRNGICMHEEDWGILSKHSDLWTGINYTRRNRRLVISFFTTIGNYDYGFYWYLYLDGTIEFEAKATGVVFTSAFPEGGSDNISQLAPGLGAPFHQHLFSARLDMAIDGFTNRVEEEDVVRQPMGPGNERGNAFSRKRTALTKESEGVREADARVGRTWIISNPESKNRLGEPVGYKLHAENQPTLLADPGSSIAKRAAFATKDVWVTRYADGERYPTGDFVNQHSGGAGLPAFVAQDRDIDGQDIVVWHTFGLTHFPRVEDWPIMPVDTVGFKLRPEGFFDRSPVLDVPANTSGSSCHAAAPESGHGEASGHCH; translated from the coding sequence ATGACGCCCACAGCAACTGAAAGTTCCACCCAGTACGGCCTTGCCACCGCCGAAGAAATCGTCACGGTCCAGGGCATCCTGCAGGCTGCGGGACACCTCCGCGACGTACACCGCATCGCCTACCTGGGCCTGGTGGATCCATCGCGCAGCGCCGAGGAACACGACCGGCGGTTCCGGGTGTTCATCCATGACATCTCCGGCGGCGCTCCCACCGATGTCCTCGTTTCCGCCACCCGCGGGCAGGTCCTGTCCGCCGTCGAACTTGAAACCAAAGTCTCCGGCGAACTGCCGGTCCTTGAAGAGGAGTTCGAGGTAGTCGAGACGCTACTAGCGACCGACGAGCGCTGGCTCGCCGCCCTGGCCGCCCGAGGCTTGGAGGTGGAAAAAGTCCGTGTGGCTCCCTTGTCCGCCGGCGTGTTCGAGTACGAGGAAGAGCGTGGCCGCCGCATCCTCCGTGGGCTGGCCTTCGTGCAGGACTTCCCTGAAGACAGCGCCTGGGCCCATCCCGTGGACGGACTTGTGGCCTATGTGGACGTAGTCAACAAGGAAGTCACACAGGTCATTGACCTTGAGGTCATGCCGATTCCTGAAGAACACGGAAACTACACCGACCCCCAGCTGACCGGACCGCTCCGCGACACCCAGAAGCCCATCAGCATCACCCAGCCCGAGGGGCCGAGCTTCACCGTCACCGGCGGCAACCACGTGGAGTGGGAGAAGTGGAGCGTGGATGTCGGCTTCGATGTCCGCGAAGGAGTCGTCCTCCACAACCTGGCGTTCCAAGATGGGGACCGCAAGCGGCCCATCATCAACCGGGCCTCCATCGCCGAAATGGTGGTTCCCTACGGCGACCCTTCGCCGATCCGGTCCTGGCAGAACTACTTCGATACCGGCGAATACCTCGTGGGCCAGTACGCCAACTCCCTGGAACTCGGGTGCGATTGCCTGGGGGACATCACCTACCTCAGTCCCGTCATCAGCGATGCGTTCGGCAACCCCCGGGAGATCCGCAACGGCATCTGCATGCACGAGGAAGACTGGGGCATCCTCTCCAAGCACTCGGACCTGTGGACGGGCATCAACTACACCCGCCGCAACCGCCGCCTGGTGATCTCCTTCTTCACCACCATCGGCAACTACGACTACGGCTTCTACTGGTACCTCTACCTGGACGGCACCATCGAGTTCGAAGCCAAGGCGACCGGCGTCGTGTTTACCTCCGCGTTCCCGGAAGGCGGCTCGGACAACATCTCCCAGCTCGCTCCCGGGCTCGGCGCGCCGTTCCACCAGCACCTCTTCAGCGCCCGCCTGGATATGGCGATAGACGGCTTCACCAACAGGGTCGAAGAAGAGGACGTGGTCCGCCAGCCCATGGGACCGGGTAACGAGCGGGGGAACGCGTTCTCCCGCAAGCGCACGGCGCTGACCAAGGAGTCGGAAGGTGTCCGCGAAGCCGACGCCCGCGTTGGACGGACCTGGATCATCTCCAACCCGGAGTCGAAGAACCGCCTGGGCGAACCCGTCGGTTACAAGCTCCACGCCGAGAACCAGCCCACGCTCCTGGCCGACCCTGGCTCCTCCATCGCGAAGCGTGCAGCCTTCGCCACCAAGGACGTGTGGGTCACCCGTTACGCGGACGGGGAACGCTACCCGACGGGCGACTTCGTGAACCAGCACTCCGGCGGCGCAGGCCTTCCCGCGTTTGTGGCACAGGACCGCGACATCGACGGGCAGGACATCGTCGTGTGGCACACCTTCGGCCTGACCCACTTCCCGCGCGTGGAGGACTGGCCGATCATGCCCGTGGACACGGTCGGCTTCAAGCTCCGTCCCGAGGGCTTCTTCGACCGCAGCCCGGTGCTGGACGTGCCCGCGAACACCTCAGGCTCCAGCTGTCACGCGGCTGCCCCTGAATCCGGGCACGGCGAAGCCTCCGGACACTGCCACTAG
- a CDS encoding TetR/AcrR family transcriptional regulator, whose product MPKIVDHDQRRLELVDATWRIIARLGMEGATMREIAEEAGFANGALKPYFPTKDLLLTSAFGHVFNRTNQRITVVTEGLSGLAALRAFCAEVLPLDEERVNEARIVIPFWQKALNDADMAALHSESMNQWHTTITAHAAAARAAGEITTPLEDAAVADHLLNMMLGAQIVAALSPAEHFSQDLEGQLDNYLALLAA is encoded by the coding sequence GTGCCAAAGATTGTGGACCACGATCAACGACGCCTCGAACTGGTGGACGCCACCTGGCGGATCATCGCGAGGCTTGGCATGGAAGGCGCCACCATGCGGGAAATCGCCGAAGAGGCAGGCTTCGCAAACGGCGCCCTCAAGCCCTACTTCCCCACCAAGGACCTGCTGCTCACGTCCGCGTTTGGGCACGTATTCAACCGGACCAACCAGCGCATCACAGTCGTGACGGAAGGGTTGTCAGGACTGGCGGCCCTGCGCGCCTTCTGCGCCGAGGTCCTTCCGCTGGACGAGGAACGCGTCAACGAAGCGCGCATCGTGATCCCCTTCTGGCAAAAGGCACTCAACGATGCCGACATGGCCGCCCTGCACAGCGAATCCATGAACCAGTGGCACACCACCATCACCGCCCATGCCGCGGCAGCCCGGGCGGCCGGCGAGATTACCACCCCACTGGAGGATGCCGCCGTCGCCGACCACCTGCTCAACATGATGCTGGGCGCTCAGATCGTTGCAGCGCTATCGCCTGCAGAGCATTTTTCGCAGGACCTCGAGGGCCAGCTAGACAACTATCTGGCGCTGCTGGCGGCGTGA
- a CDS encoding helix-turn-helix domain-containing protein — MTLSISELASRLHVNESRARHLVNSGRIRGQRVGGRWIVEEADAAQYRLGRLAGRPLSERSAWLLMSSLWDEAPHPSLDYLELSPIERHRLNERIRRLQDSPDPQELLAAWLANRAEKFAFSSDPADIAELREDKRVHPSGVSHPRSGLLANSELEAYVHRDQLKSIVKDWFLVEPASGKRPNVILRAADQIPDELPPLAVAADLAEWPGVREQQAAREIIGSIHAH, encoded by the coding sequence ATGACGCTGAGCATCTCCGAGCTGGCCAGCCGCCTCCATGTGAACGAGAGCCGAGCACGGCACCTCGTCAATTCCGGACGCATACGCGGGCAACGGGTCGGTGGACGCTGGATCGTTGAGGAAGCCGATGCCGCGCAATACCGCCTGGGCAGGCTTGCGGGCCGCCCGCTTTCCGAGCGAAGCGCGTGGCTGCTCATGTCCTCATTGTGGGACGAAGCCCCGCACCCTTCCCTTGATTACTTGGAGCTCTCACCCATCGAAAGGCATCGCCTCAACGAACGGATCAGGCGGCTCCAGGACTCTCCCGATCCCCAGGAACTCCTCGCTGCATGGCTCGCCAATCGCGCGGAAAAGTTTGCGTTCTCCTCCGACCCGGCAGATATAGCCGAGCTTCGTGAAGACAAACGAGTCCACCCCTCCGGGGTTTCACACCCCCGGTCCGGTCTGCTGGCGAACTCAGAGTTGGAGGCCTACGTCCACCGCGACCAGCTAAAGAGCATCGTCAAAGACTGGTTCCTGGTTGAACCGGCCTCCGGTAAGAGACCCAATGTCATTCTCAGGGCGGCCGATCAAATCCCGGATGAACTGCCACCACTTGCTGTGGCGGCAGACCTTGCAGAGTGGCCAGGCGTCCGCGAACAGCAAGCCGCGCGGGAAATCATTGGGAGCATTCATGCCCATTGA
- a CDS encoding LysE family translocator yields the protein MTLASLAAFAGLCLVLSVTPGPDTFLVLRIALNRPSAGIAAAAGSAGAAIVWAALVGVGLAAILEQSAELFRWIKIAGGLYLLYLGISSFIKSRRAAKAGAGASAEEPLPYNRLSALGAGALSTLLNPKVGLFYLAVVPQFIPHGGDTMGTSLILGVVVAVIAFAYISMIAVVAFKAMRWLKKPKVSTVVERTSSGIIAGLGVGVVASGATS from the coding sequence GTGACTCTCGCTTCCCTTGCTGCTTTTGCCGGTCTTTGCCTGGTTCTTTCCGTGACTCCCGGGCCGGACACCTTCCTGGTGCTTCGCATCGCACTGAACAGACCTTCGGCGGGAATTGCCGCGGCTGCCGGTTCGGCGGGCGCGGCGATTGTGTGGGCAGCGTTGGTTGGCGTTGGCCTGGCCGCGATCCTGGAGCAGTCCGCGGAGCTGTTCCGCTGGATCAAGATCGCCGGCGGGTTGTACTTGCTGTACTTGGGGATCTCTTCATTCATCAAGTCGCGTCGTGCTGCGAAGGCGGGCGCCGGTGCATCCGCTGAGGAGCCTTTGCCGTACAACCGGCTTTCGGCGCTTGGTGCCGGGGCCCTGTCAACGCTCCTCAACCCGAAGGTTGGCTTGTTCTACCTGGCGGTGGTCCCGCAGTTCATCCCGCACGGCGGCGACACGATGGGCACGTCGTTGATCCTTGGTGTGGTGGTGGCCGTGATCGCCTTCGCCTACATCTCCATGATCGCCGTCGTGGCCTTCAAGGCAATGAGGTGGCTCAAGAAGCCCAAGGTGAGCACCGTCGTCGAACGTACCTCCAGCGGGATTATCGCGGGGCTGGGCGTGGGTGTGGTGGCGTCGGGGGCGACGAGCTAG
- a CDS encoding aldehyde dehydrogenase family protein codes for METYDALLASITAAPGQNSRTIFDPATGEAVGEAPVHTVEDLQRAIDAAAAAQPTWAALGHDARSAALLKAADAVERSAEELAQLLSREQGKPLNGPNARFEVGACAAWLRATAGTPLEPEVVVDDGETRAELHYRPIGVVGAIGPWNWPMMITVWQIAPALRMGNAVVVKPSEYTPLSVLALISIINQELPEGLLTVVSGGRDVGEALASHDAIGKVMFTGSTATGKAIIRSSADTVKRLTLELGGNDAGIVLPDSDPKAIAEGLFWGAFINTGQTCAALKRLYVHESQYEAVCSELTAVAAAMPMGVGLDENNVLGPLQNRQQYDIVARLVDAARESGARILLGGNPDPDQPGNFYPTTLVADIDNDNPLVAEEQFGPALPIIKYSTVDEAVAKANALDVGLGASVWSSDVAAAREVAASIQAGTVWINKHGAVDPRVPFGGAKQSGYGLEFGAEGLKALGVPQIING; via the coding sequence ATGGAGACTTACGACGCCCTGCTGGCCTCGATCACCGCAGCCCCCGGCCAGAACAGCCGCACCATTTTCGATCCCGCCACGGGCGAAGCAGTCGGCGAGGCCCCGGTCCACACCGTCGAGGACCTCCAGCGCGCAATCGATGCGGCCGCCGCCGCCCAGCCAACTTGGGCGGCCTTGGGCCACGACGCCCGGTCGGCTGCGCTCTTGAAAGCAGCCGACGCCGTCGAGCGCTCCGCCGAAGAACTCGCCCAACTGCTCTCCCGCGAGCAGGGCAAGCCGCTGAACGGCCCGAACGCCCGCTTTGAGGTCGGCGCCTGCGCCGCGTGGCTTCGCGCCACCGCCGGAACGCCGCTGGAACCCGAAGTGGTGGTTGACGACGGCGAAACCCGCGCCGAGCTGCACTACCGGCCCATCGGCGTCGTCGGCGCAATCGGTCCGTGGAACTGGCCCATGATGATCACGGTCTGGCAGATCGCGCCGGCCCTGCGCATGGGTAACGCCGTGGTGGTCAAGCCATCGGAGTACACGCCATTGTCCGTGCTGGCGCTGATCTCGATCATCAACCAGGAACTCCCCGAGGGTCTGCTCACAGTGGTGTCCGGAGGCCGCGATGTCGGTGAAGCGCTTGCCTCGCATGACGCGATCGGCAAGGTCATGTTCACCGGCTCCACTGCCACGGGCAAGGCGATCATCCGCTCCTCCGCAGACACCGTCAAACGGCTCACCCTGGAACTCGGCGGCAACGACGCTGGTATCGTCCTGCCCGATTCGGATCCCAAAGCGATCGCCGAGGGTTTGTTCTGGGGTGCGTTCATCAACACGGGCCAGACTTGCGCCGCCCTCAAGCGCCTCTACGTCCACGAGTCCCAGTACGAGGCCGTCTGCTCGGAACTCACTGCAGTTGCAGCGGCGATGCCGATGGGTGTTGGGCTCGATGAGAACAACGTCCTCGGCCCCCTGCAGAACCGCCAGCAGTACGACATCGTGGCCCGTTTGGTTGACGCAGCCCGCGAGTCCGGTGCCCGCATCCTGCTGGGCGGCAACCCTGACCCGGACCAGCCGGGCAACTTCTACCCCACCACGCTGGTTGCGGATATCGACAACGACAACCCGCTCGTCGCCGAAGAACAGTTCGGCCCTGCGCTGCCGATCATCAAGTACAGCACCGTTGACGAGGCCGTCGCCAAGGCGAACGCGCTCGACGTCGGACTCGGCGCCTCAGTCTGGTCCTCCGACGTCGCCGCCGCGCGCGAAGTCGCCGCCAGCATCCAGGCCGGAACCGTGTGGATCAACAAACACGGCGCCGTGGACCCCCGCGTCCCGTTCGGTGGCGCGAAGCAATCCGGCTATGGCCTTGAGTTCGGCGCCGAAGGCCTCAAGGCCTTGGGAGTGCCGCAGATCATCAACGGCTGA
- a CDS encoding prephenate dehydratase → MAQKIAYQGEPGANSDLACKEMFPELESVPCASFEDAFELVSNGDVDLAMIPIENSIAGRVADIHVLLPQSNLQIVGEYFLPIHFDLMGIPGSTIEAATEVHSHIHALGQCRRIIREAGLKPVIAGDTAGSAREVRDWNDPRKLSLAPPLVAQLYGLEVLASGVEDNPTNTTRFVVLARERELPTKEELPGPAITSFVFRVRNVPSALYKALGGFATNGLNMTRLESYMVGDEFAATMFLSDVEGHPEDARLRRALEELEFFTTEVRVLGVYAADAYRERNTVKA, encoded by the coding sequence ATGGCCCAGAAGATTGCGTACCAAGGTGAGCCCGGAGCCAATTCGGACCTCGCGTGCAAGGAAATGTTCCCCGAACTCGAAAGCGTGCCGTGCGCAAGCTTTGAGGATGCGTTTGAGCTTGTCTCAAACGGGGATGTCGACCTGGCCATGATCCCCATTGAGAACTCCATCGCCGGGCGGGTGGCCGACATCCATGTGCTGCTCCCCCAGTCCAATCTGCAGATCGTCGGGGAGTACTTCCTGCCGATCCACTTCGACCTGATGGGCATTCCCGGCAGCACCATCGAGGCAGCCACGGAGGTGCACAGCCACATCCATGCCCTGGGCCAGTGCCGCCGCATCATCCGTGAGGCCGGCTTGAAGCCGGTCATTGCTGGCGACACCGCCGGTTCGGCACGGGAAGTCCGGGACTGGAACGATCCCCGCAAGCTCTCGCTCGCTCCGCCGCTGGTTGCCCAGTTGTACGGGCTCGAGGTCCTTGCCTCCGGCGTCGAGGACAACCCCACCAACACCACCCGCTTTGTTGTCCTGGCGCGTGAACGCGAACTTCCCACCAAGGAAGAACTCCCCGGCCCGGCGATCACCAGTTTTGTGTTTCGCGTCCGCAACGTTCCTTCTGCCCTGTACAAGGCGCTGGGTGGCTTCGCTACCAACGGGCTGAACATGACCCGGCTTGAGAGCTACATGGTGGGCGACGAGTTCGCCGCCACGATGTTCCTTTCCGACGTCGAAGGTCACCCGGAGGACGCCCGTCTGCGCCGCGCGCTGGAGGAACTGGAGTTCTTCACCACCGAAGTGCGCGTCCTGGGCGTCTATGCGGCGGATGCATATCGGGAGCGGAACACGGTCAAGGCCTGA
- the trxB gene encoding thioredoxin-disulfide reductase has protein sequence MEQLIIIGSGPAGYTAAIYAARAGLNPLVLAGSVTAGGALMNTTEVENFPGFPEGIQGPELMDGLQAQAEKFGARIVFDDVTEVSLTGHVKTVVTGAGETHEATAVILATGSAYKELGLPEEKKLSGHGVSWCATCDGFFFREQDIIVVGGGDSAMEEATFLTRFGKSVTVVVRKGELRASRIMAQRAKDNPKISFAWNSAITKIHGDTKVTGVTLTDTRTGETREQAASGIFVAIGHLPRTELVAGQVELDAEGYIKVDSPTTCTNLSGVFACGDAVDHRYRQAITAAGTGCSAALDAERYLAALEDADSIATALVEEPTHF, from the coding sequence ATGGAACAGCTGATCATCATCGGGTCCGGTCCTGCGGGCTACACGGCAGCAATCTACGCAGCCCGGGCAGGCCTGAACCCCTTGGTCCTGGCTGGTTCCGTCACCGCTGGCGGAGCCCTCATGAACACCACGGAAGTGGAGAATTTTCCCGGCTTCCCTGAGGGTATACAAGGCCCTGAGCTGATGGACGGGCTTCAGGCCCAGGCGGAAAAGTTCGGCGCCCGGATAGTGTTCGACGACGTCACTGAAGTATCGCTTACAGGTCACGTCAAGACTGTGGTCACCGGAGCCGGGGAGACCCACGAAGCTACGGCAGTGATCCTGGCGACCGGTTCGGCCTATAAGGAACTGGGTTTGCCGGAGGAGAAGAAGCTCAGCGGGCATGGTGTGTCCTGGTGTGCCACCTGCGACGGTTTCTTCTTCCGCGAGCAGGACATCATTGTGGTCGGCGGTGGAGACTCAGCCATGGAGGAAGCGACGTTCCTGACGCGGTTCGGAAAGTCCGTGACCGTCGTCGTGCGCAAGGGTGAACTGCGTGCCTCCCGCATCATGGCACAGCGGGCCAAGGACAACCCGAAAATCAGTTTCGCGTGGAACTCAGCCATCACCAAGATCCATGGAGATACCAAGGTAACGGGGGTGACCCTCACTGACACCCGCACGGGCGAAACCCGGGAACAGGCAGCGTCCGGCATCTTTGTGGCAATCGGACACTTGCCGCGGACCGAGCTGGTGGCTGGACAGGTGGAGCTCGACGCGGAGGGCTACATCAAGGTGGATTCGCCCACCACGTGCACCAACCTGTCCGGTGTGTTCGCTTGCGGCGACGCCGTGGACCACCGCTACCGGCAGGCGATCACGGCCGCGGGAACCGGATGTTCGGCAGCGCTGGATGCTGAGCGCTACCTGGCAGCCCTGGAAGATGCCGACAGCATTGCCACGGCACTTGTGGAGGAGCCGACGCATTTTTAG
- a CDS encoding MMPL family transporter, producing MNPQKVPFWLRWLVPVVLVITWLGIAGVGGPTFGRLDEVSSNDQASFLPAGAEATEAGDWQAKFRDSKEIPAVVIVENDAAFTPAQLGEAAKLKADIEALKLGSAVVGPIPSEDGKAVQYIVPIAESDEIRDVVKELRDVVQPGAPDGMKAFVTGPAGLTADLVNAFGGIDGILLLVALGAVFVILLLVYRSVVLPLAVLFTSVFALCAAILLVFGMAKIGWIQLNGQSQGILSILVIGAATDYALLFVARFREALTHTRNRTHAVLTAWKASFEPILASGATVIIALLCLLFSDLNSNKALGPVAAAGILCALFAALTLLPALMALLGRAAFWPFRPKLLPDDEREPEIVTGLEGQKGLWRATGRLVSRRPRVVWVASVLLLLVAATGVLQLKANGVPQTDVILSKSDAVDGQDALARHFDAGSGSPAVVVASQGAAQQVLDKVKAADGVGDAYLLADGSVPITGAPGTPSEPAVRDGKVLINATLNNAADSIEAENAVKALRVAVKEADPGALVGGVTATALDTNTTAQRDLAVIIPIVLVVILFILMLLLRSVVAPVLLVLSVVLSYGAAMGVSAWVFNGVFGFSGADATVPLFGFVFLVALGVDYNIFLMSRVREESLKHGTRPGILRGLSVTGGVITSAGVVLAATFAALGVIPIMFLVQLAFIVAFGVLLDTVLVRSLLVPALAYDIGNKIWWPSKLGRGSSADPVDPRGEREEEAASMGR from the coding sequence ATGAATCCGCAGAAAGTACCGTTCTGGCTACGCTGGCTGGTGCCCGTGGTGCTCGTCATTACCTGGCTTGGAATTGCCGGGGTGGGCGGCCCCACCTTCGGGCGCCTGGATGAGGTCTCCTCCAACGACCAGGCATCCTTCCTGCCCGCCGGGGCCGAAGCCACCGAAGCCGGCGACTGGCAGGCCAAGTTCCGTGATTCCAAAGAGATCCCCGCTGTGGTCATCGTTGAAAATGACGCAGCATTCACCCCGGCACAGCTGGGCGAAGCAGCCAAGCTGAAAGCCGACATCGAGGCACTCAAGCTGGGGAGCGCCGTCGTCGGCCCTATTCCCTCGGAAGACGGTAAAGCCGTCCAGTACATCGTTCCGATCGCCGAATCCGATGAGATCCGCGACGTAGTGAAGGAGCTGCGCGACGTCGTGCAGCCCGGCGCCCCGGACGGGATGAAAGCGTTCGTGACAGGTCCTGCGGGACTTACTGCCGACCTCGTCAACGCGTTCGGCGGCATTGACGGGATCCTGCTGCTGGTTGCACTGGGTGCCGTATTCGTGATCCTGCTGCTTGTGTACCGCTCAGTTGTCCTTCCGCTGGCGGTGCTTTTCACCTCGGTCTTTGCCCTCTGCGCCGCGATCCTGCTGGTCTTCGGCATGGCCAAGATCGGCTGGATCCAGCTGAACGGCCAAAGCCAAGGCATCCTGTCCATCCTGGTGATCGGTGCCGCCACGGACTACGCGCTGTTGTTCGTGGCTCGATTCCGTGAGGCGCTGACCCACACCCGCAACCGCACGCATGCCGTGCTGACCGCCTGGAAGGCGTCCTTCGAGCCGATTCTTGCCTCCGGCGCCACGGTCATCATCGCCCTGCTCTGCCTGCTCTTCTCCGACCTGAATTCCAACAAGGCGCTGGGTCCCGTGGCTGCGGCGGGGATCCTGTGCGCACTGTTCGCTGCGCTGACGCTGCTGCCCGCGTTGATGGCGTTGCTGGGCCGCGCTGCCTTTTGGCCCTTCCGGCCCAAGCTGCTGCCCGACGACGAACGCGAACCTGAAATTGTCACTGGACTTGAGGGACAAAAGGGTCTGTGGCGCGCTACCGGCCGCCTGGTCTCCCGGCGCCCGCGCGTCGTCTGGGTTGCTTCGGTGTTGTTGCTCCTGGTGGCTGCAACGGGAGTCCTGCAGTTGAAAGCCAACGGTGTACCGCAGACGGACGTGATTTTGTCCAAGTCCGACGCCGTAGACGGCCAGGACGCGCTGGCGCGCCACTTCGACGCCGGCAGCGGCAGCCCCGCCGTCGTGGTCGCCTCCCAAGGGGCCGCGCAGCAGGTCCTGGACAAGGTCAAAGCAGCCGACGGCGTTGGCGACGCCTACCTGCTGGCCGACGGAAGCGTGCCCATTACCGGTGCGCCCGGGACGCCCTCTGAACCCGCTGTCCGGGACGGAAAAGTTCTCATCAATGCCACGTTGAACAACGCAGCGGATTCGATCGAGGCCGAAAATGCCGTGAAGGCGCTGCGTGTTGCCGTCAAGGAAGCAGACCCGGGAGCGTTGGTCGGTGGTGTCACTGCCACAGCACTGGACACCAACACCACTGCACAGCGTGACTTGGCAGTCATCATTCCGATCGTGCTGGTGGTCATCCTCTTCATCCTGATGCTGCTGCTGCGCTCGGTGGTGGCGCCTGTGCTGCTGGTGCTCTCGGTTGTTCTGTCCTATGGCGCAGCGATGGGTGTTTCCGCTTGGGTGTTCAACGGCGTCTTTGGATTCTCGGGAGCTGACGCCACTGTGCCGCTGTTTGGCTTCGTGTTCCTGGTTGCGCTGGGCGTTGACTACAACATCTTCCTGATGAGCAGGGTCCGCGAAGAGTCACTCAAGCACGGGACGCGTCCGGGTATCCTCCGGGGTCTTTCGGTCACTGGCGGTGTCATTACCTCGGCCGGCGTGGTCCTCGCCGCCACGTTCGCAGCGTTGGGCGTCATCCCCATCATGTTCCTGGTGCAGCTGGCGTTCATTGTGGCGTTTGGCGTGCTCCTGGACACCGTGCTGGTCAGGTCCTTGCTGGTCCCGGCCCTGGCCTACGACATCGGAAACAAGATCTGGTGGCCAAGCAAGCTCGGGCGCGGATCTTCGGCGGACCCAGTTGATCCGCGTGGGGAGCGTGAGGAAGAAGCGGCGTCCATGGGGCGGTAG